The Prochlorococcus sp. MIT 0603 DNA window TTTCTAGCTTGAGCTTGCTCAACTAATCCAATGATTCTAGCTAATGCTGTTTCAGCACCTATTCGATTTACTTGAACAATTATTGTCCCATCAAGATTTAACGTCCCTGCAGAGATTTCACTGCCTGCAGAGGCTGTAAGTGGCAATGGCTCGCCTGTGAGACTTGATATATCTATTGTTGAGCTTCCTTTAACGACTATTCCATCAATGGGGATTCGGTCCCCTGCCAACACTTCAATTTTCTCGCCTACCTTAAGAGCCCCTACTCTGATTTCCTTGGTTTGATTGTTGTTAATAAGCAGTCTGGCTTTATTAGGTTGTAATTGAGCTAATTCTTTGAGGGCTTTTCCAGTTCGAAATCTTGCACGTTCTTCTAAGAACCTTCCTAACAGAACAAACCCAAGAAGCATAACTGGCTCATTAAAAAAGCAGGGCCAGCCAACATCAGGCCATAGTAATGAACTTAAACTAGTGAAGTAAGCACTAAGCACTCCTATTCCAACAAGGGTATCCATTGTGGGAGTGAAGTAAAAAGCAGATTTGATTCCGCTCTTAAGAATCGATAACCCTGGACCAAAAATTGCAAAAGTTGCCAGCCAGGCGTGGAATGAGAGTTTCCCTAAAATCGGGACTTGTATTATGTTTCTCTCAGCTAGGTGACCAATGACTGATAGAAGAAGTAAAACTAGCGAAATCATTAATTGATTCCATTGTTCCCACCATTCTTTTTTTGTATTTAACTCGTCCAGGTGATTAATTGATTGATCCTTTACTCTTTGCTTTGCAGGAAAACCCCGATTAGTTAGTGCGGTAAGTATTCCTTCAATACTCTCATCTCCATTCTCTAGTTCTATTAAGGCAGTTCGCTCAATTAGATTGACACTTGCTTCTTTGATATTCGGTTGATCGATTAGGGTTTTTTCTACTGTGCTTACGCAACCTCCGCACTTCATCCCTTGAACATCAATCAAAATGGACTTGTACTTTGGTCTAATGTTTTGAATACTCAAGGATCAATCTCAACTGTTTTCATACCATAAATCTAATAAGTATTTGTAAAGAAGTATTTTTGCTTTTAAAAAAAATTAAGTCCTACGAGCAAGAAATGAATAATAGAGGCAGGATGGGAAGGTTAAGTTTTTTTATTTAATTCATCGTGCCTAGTAGTAATAACAAAGACAATTTTCTTGATAAGGCATTCACTGTAATTGCTGAAGGCATCGTGAAGTTTATGCCTATTGCCGCAAAGGAAAAGCAAGCCTACATATATTACAGAGAAGGTTTTGCAGCTCAAAATAATGGTGACTATTCAGAGGCACTTGAAAATTATGAAGAGAGTCTCAAGCTCGAGGAAAATTCAATTGATAGAGGTGAAACATTGAAAAATATGGCAATTATCTATATGAGCAATGGGGATGAAGAAAAAGCACTGAGTACTTATATTAAGGCATTAGATGAAAATCCTAAGCAACCTTCATGTCTTAAAAATATGGGATTAATATATGAAAAACGCGGTAGGTCTTTGCAGCAGGAAGGAAAGCAAGATGAGAGTGATATTTGGTTTGATAAAGCAGCTGAGGTTTGGTCTAAGGCTGTAAGGCTCTATCCAGGTGGGTATTTAGATATTGAAAATTGGTTAAAGACAACTGGCAGAAGTAAAATAGATGTTTATTTGTAATCAGAGGACAAATGATATTTTAGATTTTAATTTTTAACGTATTTTCTAGTGCCTCATTGATATTAGATGCTTGTATCACTTCGATTTTAGAGTCCTTTTCTCTTTTTAAATCCATGCTTTTGGCTCTTGGTATAATTGCCTGTTTGAACCCAAGGCGACCTGCTTCTCGAAGTCGTAATTGCATTTGACTAACTGAACGCAATTGTCCTCCAAGCCCAACTTCACCAATAAGCACTATGCCTTTTGGGAGTTCCATCTGTTTGTAACTTGAAATAACTGCTGCGGCAATTCCAAGATCAGCAGCTGGTTCTTCAACATCTAAACCTCCTGCCACAGCTAAATAGCAATCAAAACGAGATAGGGGGATATTCATATGCTTTTCTATGACTGCAAGTATTTGGTGCAGTCTGTTGCTTTCGATTCCTGTAG harbors:
- a CDS encoding photosystem I assembly protein Ycf3; its protein translation is MPSSNNKDNFLDKAFTVIAEGIVKFMPIAAKEKQAYIYYREGFAAQNNGDYSEALENYEESLKLEENSIDRGETLKNMAIIYMSNGDEEKALSTYIKALDENPKQPSCLKNMGLIYEKRGRSLQQEGKQDESDIWFDKAAEVWSKAVRLYPGGYLDIENWLKTTGRSKIDVYL